The following are encoded together in the Lepidochelys kempii isolate rLepKem1 chromosome 7, rLepKem1.hap2, whole genome shotgun sequence genome:
- the LOC140915357 gene encoding uncharacterized protein — MLWGHFKSRRGGALNIWRPRGMVSRPVVARKSSKGQRARRMEKGSFSVEWLAQSSHEKAQPASGVSSTHHPPRGDQSLPKNVARARASGDQEKRNPALTRPSTRGRERPPGGARRSPGDQAALREQEESGPSSAASSPKEAEAEAGGEGSGLESSCGTQAGRPRTKFSASQLQELERSFREQRYIGASEKRRLSKVLKLSQTQIKTWFQNRRMKFKRQTQDARIEALFSGLLLPYPYPEIQTPSYPPGMEFNVSSAAAVTCSLHPAMPSPALLLPPAPAQSLQAVVPAPTLLVTAAPGFSYQSTVPTVSLTQNHNRLRFQPYLPPS; from the exons ATGCTTTGGGGCCATTTCAAATCACGTCGCGGAGGAGCTTTAAATATTTGGAGACCCAGGGGGATGGTTAGTCGGCCTGTTGTGGCGAGGAAGAGCTCTAAGGGGCAAAGGGCACGGAGGATGGAGAAGGGGTCTTTCTCGGTGGAGTGGCTCGCTCAGAGCAGCCATGAGAAAGCCCAACCTGCAAGTGGGGTGTCTTCCACGCACCACCCGCCGCGGGGCGACCAGTCCCTGCCCAAGAATGTAGCCAGAGCCCGCGCCAGCGGCGATCAAGAGAAGAGAAACCCAGCGCTTACCAGGCCAAGCACTAGGGGCCGAGAGAGGCCGCCTGGGGGCGCCCGGCGGAGTCCGGGAGACCAAG CTGccctgagggagcaggaggaaAGTGGCCCAAGCAGCGCCGCGTCCAGCCCGAAGGAGGCGGAGGCAGAAGCAGGCGGGGAAGGCAGCGGCTTGGAGAGCTCCTGCGGCACCCAGGCTGGGCGGCCCCGCACCAAGTTCTCGGCCTCgcagctgcaggagctggagaGGAGCTTCCGCGAGCAGCGCTACATTGGGGCCAGCGAGAAGCGGCGGCTGTCCAAGGTGCTGAAGCTCTCCCAGACCCAG ataaaaACCTGGTTCCAGAACCGTCGTATGAAGTTCAAGCGACAGACCCAAGATGCCAGGATTGAAGCTCTCTTTTCAGGCTTACTTTTAccttatccttacccagagatcCAGACACCCAGTTATCCCCCTGGGATGGAGTTCAACgtctcctctgctgctgctgtgaccTGTTCCCTTCACCCAGCTATGCcaagcccagccctgctcctgcctcctgCTCCAGCTCAATCTCTTCAGGCAGTTGTGCCAGCCCCAACCTTGCTGGTGACTGCTGCTCCAGGATTTTCTTATCAGTCTACAGTTCCAACGGTCTCTCTAACCCAGAATCATAATAGGCTGAGATTCCAACCATATCTTCCTCCCTCTTAA
- the LOC140915358 gene encoding homeobox protein vent1-like yields MGEAACFVGSPAQPDSEEQRPAGRPHICCVPPPRAPTSFSRSPRLAKVKPKGGASAGGQLQPRSSCREELEDTKPQELPNGRASPAPEGGWVSADESSGYESESAASCIPSPPGKDEPQQRRARTAFTPEQVGKLEKTFKRQKYVGAAERKKLAAALQLSEIQVKTWFQNRRMKFKRQIQDHHNSLISSDPFYGYKQGTPPNMLQDYSHYPSPQQQRLLPFAPNSALQFNSSFQIYDSQNPSYTLRAHDFPFFHQHFLPQCSVHPVIQNKMDNKQFNPLQTL; encoded by the exons ATGGGCGAGGCCGCCTGCTTCGTGGGCTCCCCGGCCCAGCCTGACAGCGAGGAGCAAAGGCCAGCGGGCAGACCTCACATCTGCTGCGTGCCTCCTCCGCGGGCCCCCACCTCCTTCAGCAGGAGTCCCCGCCTGGCCAAAGTAAAGCCCAAAGGGGGAGCCTCGGCCGGGGgccagctccagcccaggagctcGTGCCGAGAGGAGCTGGAAGACACCAAGCCCCAGGAATTGCCCAATGGCCGAGCAAGTCCCG CTCCCGAGGGCGGCTGGGTGAGCGCGGACGAGTCCTCCGGGTACGAGAGCGAAAGTGCCGCCTCCTGCATCCCCTCGCCGCCGGGGAAGGACGAGCCCCAGCAGCGCAGGGCGCGAACCGCCTTCACCCCGGAGCAGGTCGGCAAGCTGGAGAAAACCTTCAAGCGGCAGAAGTACGTGGGGGCAGCGGAGAGGAAGAAGCTGGCGGCCGCTCTTCAGCTGTCCGAGATTCAG gtcaAAACCTGGTTCCAGAACCGCAGGATGAAATTTAAGAGGCAAATACAAGACCACCATAATAGCCTCATATCTTCAGATCCCTTCTATGGCTATAAGCAAGGGACCCCACCTAATATGTTACAGGATTATTCCCACTATCCTAGTCCACAACAACAAAGACTGCTGCCTTTTGCTCCTAATTCTGCTTTACAGTTCAACTCTTCCTTTCAAATATATGACTCCCAAAACCCATCATACACCCTTAGGGCACATGATTTCCCTTTTTTCCACCAACATTTTCTACCACAATGCTCTGTCCATCCAGTTATACAGAACAAAATGGACAACAAGCAATTTAATCCTCTTCAAACATTATAA